The proteins below are encoded in one region of Thermodesulfovibrionales bacterium:
- a CDS encoding TGS domain-containing protein has product VDLPPVGNESTDGWVSAIVRNADLILLVIDLSEDPGIQGELLIELLAEWKIVLIRKNEKKRGGERLEQKQVILAANKCDLPDSGERLKLLKERYGAILPVIGISTMRKEGIEELRRAVFENSRIIRVYSKEPGKEPDRDRPFVLPLGSSVVDLAELIHRDFRENLNYSCVWGSTRFDGQRVQKDYILHDRDVVEYHLK; this is encoded by the coding sequence CGTTGACCTTCCACCCGTCGGGAATGAGTCGACCGACGGCTGGGTTTCGGCTATCGTGAGGAACGCAGACCTCATCCTGCTCGTCATCGATCTCTCAGAAGATCCGGGCATACAGGGCGAACTCCTCATCGAGTTGTTGGCGGAATGGAAGATCGTACTCATAAGAAAAAATGAGAAGAAGAGAGGCGGAGAGCGCCTTGAGCAGAAGCAGGTCATTCTTGCGGCGAACAAGTGCGACCTGCCGGATTCAGGGGAGAGACTGAAGCTGTTGAAAGAAAGATACGGGGCCATCCTTCCCGTCATAGGCATCTCGACGATGCGAAAAGAGGGTATCGAAGAATTGAGGAGGGCCGTTTTTGAGAATTCCCGTATCATCAGGGTCTACTCGAAGGAACCCGGCAAGGAACCTGACCGGGACCGGCCCTTTGTCCTCCCCCTCGGCTCCTCTGTCGTCGACCTTGCGGAGCTGATCCACAGGGACTTTCGGGAGAATCTCAATTACTCCTGTGTTTGGGGATCGACAAGGTTCGACGGACAGAGGGTTCAGAAGGATTATATCCTCCATGACCGTGATGTCGTGGAATATCATCTGAAATGA